One Oscillatoria sp. FACHB-1406 genomic window carries:
- a CDS encoding ATP synthase subunit I: protein MNPSNSSTEPTPQTSDRENTSASTAGNSMEEFYQLQQTLLRSTLIVTAIVFIAVWLFYSLNTAFNYLVGACTGVVYLKLLARDVERLGSSQQRLGVKGLALFSVLIIVASRWGQLHIIPVFLGFLTYKAAIIVYTVQTAILPADDR, encoded by the coding sequence GTGAATCCGTCTAACTCATCGACTGAACCAACACCCCAGACGAGCGATCGAGAAAATACTTCGGCCTCCACCGCAGGAAACTCGATGGAAGAGTTCTATCAATTGCAGCAAACATTGTTGCGAAGCACTCTGATCGTCACCGCGATCGTTTTTATAGCCGTCTGGCTCTTTTACTCCCTCAACACTGCGTTTAATTACCTCGTAGGAGCCTGTACGGGAGTGGTTTATTTGAAACTGTTGGCGCGAGATGTCGAGCGTTTGGGGTCGAGCCAACAGCGCCTAGGAGTCAAAGGATTAGCGCTTTTTAGCGTCCTAATTATTGTCGCCAGTCGCTGGGGGCAATTGCATATTATCCCCGTCTTTTTAGGGTTTCTGACTTATAAAGCCGCGATTATCGTCTATACCGTGCAGACCGCAATTTTGCCTGCCGATGATAGATAG
- the atpB gene encoding F0F1 ATP synthase subunit A, translating into MEILDSLNLLNSVPLASLEVGKHFYWEIGNFRVHGQVLLVSWFVMGLLAIASIAATRNIQRIPSGMQNLMESALEFLRELARNQLGEKDYRPWVPFIGTLFLFIFVSNWSGALIPWKLVELPEGELAAPTNDINTTVALALLTSLAYFYAGLSKKGLGYFASYIEPIPVLLPIKILEDFTKPLSLSFRLFGNILADELVVAVLVFLVPLFIPLPLMALGLFTSAIQALVFATLAGAYIHEAMEGHGEEEH; encoded by the coding sequence ATGGAAATTTTAGATAGTTTGAACCTTCTCAATTCAGTGCCACTGGCTTCTTTGGAAGTTGGCAAGCATTTTTATTGGGAAATTGGAAACTTCCGAGTTCACGGGCAGGTCTTGCTCGTCTCCTGGTTCGTCATGGGGCTGCTCGCGATCGCCTCGATCGCGGCAACTCGCAACATTCAACGAATCCCCTCGGGAATGCAAAACCTGATGGAATCCGCCCTCGAATTTTTGCGAGAACTCGCTCGAAATCAACTGGGAGAAAAAGACTATCGCCCTTGGGTTCCCTTTATCGGGACGCTATTTTTATTTATTTTCGTCTCGAACTGGTCGGGCGCGCTGATTCCCTGGAAACTCGTCGAGCTTCCCGAAGGAGAATTAGCTGCTCCTACCAATGATATCAATACAACGGTAGCGCTAGCCTTGCTCACCTCCTTAGCGTACTTCTACGCCGGACTGAGCAAAAAAGGATTGGGATATTTCGCCAGCTACATCGAACCCATTCCGGTCCTCCTGCCGATTAAAATCTTGGAAGATTTTACCAAACCCCTCTCCCTAAGTTTCCGTCTATTCGGTAACATTCTTGCGGACGAATTGGTGGTAGCGGTGCTGGTGTTCCTCGTGCCTTTATTTATTCCCTTACCGCTCATGGCTTTGGGATTATTTACCAGTGCCATCCAAGCGCTCGTGTTTGCCACCTTAGCCGGGGCTTACATTCACGAAGCGATGGAAGGACACGGCGAAGAAGAACACTAA
- the atpE gene encoding ATP synthase F0 subunit C, protein MNPTVAAASVIAAALAIGLAAIGPGIGQGNASGQAVAGIARQPEAEGKIRGTLLLTLAFMESLTIYGLVIALVLLFANPFS, encoded by the coding sequence ATGAATCCTACAGTTGCTGCCGCTTCAGTAATCGCCGCCGCATTAGCAATTGGTTTAGCTGCTATCGGCCCTGGCATCGGTCAAGGTAACGCTTCCGGTCAAGCTGTCGCCGGGATTGCTCGCCAACCCGAAGCAGAAGGCAAAATTCGCGGAACGCTGCTGTTAACCCTCGCCTTCATGGAATCCTTAACCATTTACGGCTTGGTCATCGCCCTGGTGCTGTTATTTGCTAACCCCTTCTCGTAA